A genomic stretch from Strongyloides ratti genome assembly S_ratti_ED321, chromosome : 1 includes:
- a CDS encoding Dead box protein 80: MEDENEVEKDIPKEEISLLNKILNSRLEELKKGTVEVLSQQQNPDSPLYSADSFYSLRLKKELLDRLPEINYLMPSNIQGTALPLLLQEPPYDLIAQSQSGTGKTATFVLTMLHKINISDMEPQCICMAPTLELAKQIGEVVSSLGKKMEGLKIFYAIKDNHPTESIKSHIVIGTPGTVYKLITKIPIRLNLSNIKCFVLDEADVMVSTQGYQTMSVLIHKKILFQSPKVQTMLFSATFEENVKKLATALVPNAIILSIKKELLALDNIKQYYVKCDSREYKYMALCNLYGALTIASTIIFTHTKASSDWITYKLEERGRKVLRLHGNLTSQQRINTVKDFRDEKARVLVTTNVAARGLDFPQVTLVINYDLPLDNKGDPDFDVYYHRIGRTGRFGKFGIAINFIDSQKSMEQMLAIQSYFNKEIVSLDPENFDEVEAIQNS, translated from the exons ATGGAAGATGAAAATGAAGTTGAAAAAG atataccaaaagaagaaatttcacttttaaataaaattttaaacagtCGACtggaagaattaaaaaaaggtaCTGTTGAAGTTTTAAGTCAACAACAAAATCCTGATTCACCATTATACTCAGCAGATAGTTTTTATTCATTAAGATT aaaaaaagaattactTGATCGACTTCctgaaataaattatttaatgccTTCTAATATTCAAGGAACTGCATTaccattattattacaaGAACCTCCTTATGATCTTATAGCACAATCACAAAGTGGAACAGGAAAAACAGCAACATTTGTTTTAACAATGcttcataaaattaatatatctgACATGGAACCACAATGTATATGTATGGCACCAACATTAGAATTAGCCAAACAAATAGGTGAAGTAGTATCATCATTAGGTAAAAAAATGGAAGgacttaaaatattttatgccATCAAAGATAATCATCCTACAGAATCAATTAAAAGTCATATTGTTATTGGAACACCAGGAActgtttataaattaataactaAAATTCCCATAAGATTAAATctttcaaatataaaatgttttgtaTTAGATGAAGCTGATGTTATGGTATCTACACAAGGTTATCAAACTATGTCTGTtcttattcataaaaaaattttatttcaaagtCCAAAAGTACAAACAATGCTTTTTTCTGCAACATTTGAAGagaatgttaaaaaattagcaACTGCACTTGTACCAAATGCTATTATTTTATC tattaaaaaagaattattagctcttgataatattaaacaatattatgTAAAATGTGATTCTAgagaatataaatatatggcTTTATGTAATTTATATGGAGCTTTAACTATTGCTTCAACAATAATTTTCACTCATACAAAAGCTAGTTCAGATTGGATAACATATAAATTAGAAGAAAGAGGAAGAAAAGTATTACGTTTACATGGAAATTTAACATCTCAACAACGTATTAATACCGTTAAAGATTTCCGTGATGAGAAAGCAAGAGTTCTTGTTACAACAAATGTTGCTGCTAGAGGATTAGATTTTCCTCAAGTTACTTTAGTTATAAATTATGATTTACCATTAGATAATAAAGGAGATCCTGATTTTGATGTTTATTATCATCGTATTGGTAGAACAGGAAGATTTGGTAAATTTGGTATtgcaataaattttattgattcTCAAAAAAGTATGGAACAAATGTTAGCAATTCaaagttattttaacaaaGAAATTGTTTCTCTTGACCCAGAAAATTTTGATGAAGTTGAAgctattcaaaattcataa
- a CDS encoding Cystathionine gamma-lyase has product MLKNCLNKFLSFNSTKRLQFLITHYSMSFEGFGTAAIHVGQEPEKWDMMQVVPPISLSSTFKQPRPAEPKGHDYSRAGNPTRDVLQECLAALEGAKKCYTFASGLGATMSLANILKSGDHIICSDDVYGGTNRYFKRVSVPKHGIELSMVDLTNYDELKNSFKENTRMVWFESPSNPCLKVVDIAEVVKVVKAFNKDIIVVVDSTFLTPYFQRPLSLGADVVIHSITKYLNGHSDVVMGCVMTNDDKIAEHLFFMQLAVGAVPSPFDCFLVNRGLKTLHLRMKCHQENGLAVARYLESDPRVRRVLYPALPSHPQHEIHKKQTTGMSGMLSFYLKGGLVESKKFLEALKIFTLAESLGGYESLAELPVIMTHASVPEEERNKLGIDESLIRLSVGCEDVEDLIKDLDNALTAALSC; this is encoded by the exons ATGCtgaaaaattgtttaaataaattctTATCTTTTAACAGTACTAAAAG gTTACAATTTCTCATAACACATTATAGTATGTCTTTTGAAGGATTTGGTACTGCTGCTATTCATGTTGGTCAAGAACCAGAAAAATGGGATATGATGCAAGTTGTACCACCAATTTCTCTTTCATCAACTTTTAAACAACCAAGACCTGCTGAACCTAAAGGACATGACTATTCAAGAGCTGGTAACCCAACTAGGGATGTTCTTCAAGAATGCCTTGCTGCACTTGAAGGAgcaaaaaaatgttacacATTTGCTTCTGGACTTGGAGCTACTATGTCATTAGCTAATATTCTTAAATCTGGTGATCATATTATATGTTCAGATGATGTATATGGAG gtactaatagatattttaaaagagtATCTGTACCAAAACATGGAATTGAACTTTCAATGGTTGATTTAACAAATTATGATGAACtcaaaaattcatttaaagaGAATACAAGAATGGTATGGTTTGAATCACCATCTAATCCATGTCTTAAAGTTGTTGATATTGCTGAAGTTGTTAAAGTAGTTAAAGCTTTCAACAAAGATATTATTGTTGTTGTTGATTCTACTTTCCTTACACCATATTTTCAAAGACCACTTTCACTTGGAGCTGATGTTGTTATTCATtcaattacaaaatatttaaatggtCATTCTGATGTTGTTATGGGATGTGTTATGACAAATGATGATAAGATTGCAGAACATCTTTTCTTTATGCAACTTGCTGTTGGAGCTGTTCCATCACCATTTGATTGTTTCCTTGTTAATAGAGGTCTCAAAACTCTTCATCTTAGAATGAAATGTCATCAAGAAAATGGATTGGCTGTTGCTAGATATTTAGAATCTGATCCAAGAGTAAGAAGAGTTCTTTATCCTGCTCTTCCTTCTCATCCACAACATGAAATTcataaaaaacaaacaaCTGGAATGTCTGGAATGCttagtttttatttaaaaggaGGACTTGTTGAATCGAAGAAATTTTTAGAAgcacttaaaatatttacattagCAGAATCTCTTGGAGGATATGAAAGTTTAGCTGAGTTACCAGTTATCATGACACATGCTTCTGTACCAGAAGAAGAACGTAATAAACTTGGAATTGATGAATCACTTATTAGACTTTCAGTTGGTTGTGAAGATGTTGAAGATTTAATTAAAGATCTTGATAATGCTCTTACTGCTGCCTTATCAtgttaa
- a CDS encoding Putative alpha-L-fucosidase encodes MIFLYIFLLIDLIISQYEPNWESLDSRPLPSWYDESKFGIFMHWGVYSVPAYQSEWLWYHWKDITYFDFGKSFTAKNFNPTNFASIVKSSGAKYFVFTSKHHEGFTMWPSKTSFGWNSFDIGPKRDIVKELKEAMENENITFGLYFSLMDWFHPLFLEDLKLNTTFFVDQISYPQLLEITNNYKPKIIWSDGEWSKDDEYWKSKEFLAYLYNESPIKDDVIVNDRWGAGDIGHHGGFMTYSDNYDPGFLIKKKWENCMTLDKKSWGYRRDIDSKDVHTIEEIIDSFVRTISCGGNFLLNIGPDSNGRISPIFEERLRNLGKWVHTNEEAIFNTTPWIYQNDSSDHSIWYTLKKLPSPRMMYFRNQNVNTIFAFILQIPNNMILHLKSFNVKNIKSLQISILGFPKFNPKIFKKSSTNGIFVDIHSLNCNFLIKSRGKIVVKIKF; translated from the exons atgatttttctttatatatttttattgatagaTTTAATTATATCCCAATATGAA CCTAATTGGGAATCATTAGATAGTCGTCCATTACCTTCATGGTATGATGAATCAAAATTTGGTATTTTTATGCATTGGGGAGTTTATTCAGTTCCAGCATATCAATCAGAATGGTTATGGTATCATTGGAAAG ATATAACGTATTTCGATTTTGGTAAATCATTTAcagcaaaaaattttaatcctACTAATTTTGCTTCAATTGTTAAAAGTTCTGGAGCAAAATATTTTGTCTTTACCAGTAAACATCATGAAGGTTTTACAATGTGGCCATCAAAAACATCTTTTGGTTGGAATTCATTTGATATTGGTCCTAAAAGAGATATTGTTAAAGAACTAAAAGAAGCTATGGAGAATGAGAATATTACTTTTGgtctttatttttcattaatggATTGGTTTCATCCATTATTTCTCgaagatttaaaattaaatacaaCATTTTTTGTAGATCAAATATCATATCCCCAATTATTGGAAATtactaataattataaacCAAAGATTATATGGTCTGATGGAGAATGGTCAAAAGATGATGAATATTGGAAAAGTAAAGAATTTCTGGCATATCTATATAATGAAAGTCCCATAAAAGATGATGTTATTGTAAATGATAGATGGGGAGCTGGAGATATTGGACATCATGGTGGTTTTATGACATATTCAGATAACTATGATCCGggatttttaattaaaaaaaaatgggaAAATTGCATGacattagataaaaaaagttggGGATACAGAAGAGATATTGATAGTAAAGATGTTCACACTATTGAAGAAATTATAGATTCATTTGTAAGGACAATAAGTTGTGGAggtaattttcttttaaatattggaCCGGACAGTAATGGAAGAATAAGCCCAATATTTGAAGAAAGATTGAGAAATTTAGGTAAATGGGTTCATACTAATGAAGAAGCTATATTTAATACAACACCTTGGATTTATCAAAATGATTCATCTGATCATTCAATTTggtatacattaaaaaaacttcCTTCACCAAGAATGATGTATTTTAGAAATCAAAATGTTAACACAATATTTGCTTTTATTCTTCAAATACCAAATAATATGATATTgcatttaaaaagttttaatgttaaaaatataaaatctcTTCAAATTTCAATACTAGGATTTCCGAAATTTAAtcctaaaatatttaaaaaatcatctACTAATGGAATTTTTGTTGATATACATTCTCTAAACTGTAACTTTCTCATTAAATCACGTGGAAAGAttgtagtaaaaataaaattttaa
- a CDS encoding 60S ribosomal protein L30, translated as MAPKKSKKTSDNINARLGMVMKSGKYCLGYKQTLKSLRSGKAKLVILANNTPSIRKSEIEYYAMLSKTGVHEYNGNNIELGTACGKYFRVCTLAVIDQGDSDIIRSMPTEQQ; from the exons ATGGCTCctaaaaaatctaaaaagACATCTGACAATATCAATGCTCGTTTGGGTATGGTCATGAAATCCGGAAAATATTGTCTTGGATATAAACAAACTCTTAAGAGTTTACGTTCCGGTAAAGCTAAATTGGTTATTTTGGCTAATAACACTCCATCTATCAG aaaatctGAGATTGAATATTATGCTATGCTTTCAAAGACTGGAGTTCATGAGTATAACGGAAATAACATTGAATTAGGTACAGCTTGCGGTAAATATTTCCGTGTTTGTACTCTTGCTGTTATTGACCAAGGAGATTCAGATATCATTCGCAGCATGCCTACTGAACAACAATAA
- a CDS encoding Ankyrin repeat and KAP P-loop domain and Ankyrin repeat-containing domain-containing protein: MPKKDEVTIPLQEYNSQLTVTSFSGVLSNFADIALGTTHSQGIEFFHAVEDGLSDQLAGLHKGHCLSLKNSNGETLLIVAARFGHIDIVKKLVEDSDVDETDNEGWSALLNAAQNGFTEICDILIQNGASVDLSDLMGWTPLMWAVYNNHPDTVNLLLENKAHPNTVDEEDGLTPLILAAGRGFEEVANSLLKYGGSTNACDKFGSTPLIWASRKGFLNIVEKLLSNGCELDAVGMHGSTALMLATKGNFVNVVEKLLAHDPNVNVCDLNGQSALATAAREGYADIVELLIQSGAFVNLVDRYGNSILASAIRSGNINIVRLLLDKYADVNAKDSENRTPLHLAIDKSYIDMVALILEKKPNLEVKNNEGETPLFRAVKTRHVAITQLLLNAGAKVSCYDNYNDNPLHLAIKARSQRLTKLLLTNPADSRLLYRPNKLGETPYSLDQSNPAPVIPIIFGQIDGSVEANTMLGYDIYSDVLADILCDPVQNLPMTVGFFAKWGSGKSLLLPKMRDSMKYFARNWLESVELTLSYVFIIASAIFTAIFCVVGTTLASISGSQKVVNITAICIITVYIIIILSYLLLYYCTKKTYWKSVKHLQKSVAKFLRRLRLVVEVLSLNSPERSHKELIASPVCFLFADDHKLSSVGGHQSFTVILKTLYEAIEDHYGSLAVRLIMGISPTFRLEKQPKYRRYCGVPILITSIFTYIFLGLGCIFATKGFLEMETELEPSESNFIISGVFIILFLLFSIYPIYVIFYHVILNSGHRRMQKLNKMAPEIPFETLIHKMQNEVRKMSSAVLALDSFTNSQTRLVVMVDGMENNEREKIVKMLDTLTLLFGTEPKSPFVLILAVDRHVIVRAAAETIKTTRAGVDRTGHDYVKNIVTLPFYIHNQNIRKMIKDIKAKAEKGEWVSETITRRDTLSGSRMSLTIRDTENMSRKNFTLQNDNHQNAGKFLYNDDYFSNINPNSLRRISNSTQLSGRLLRSFDVDFSWVTLSVWIGLIEQWPFRMAWLLEKGVSSSAENVTLYDIFLKLRHRIPVKHPLAKLDKSQKNFEKVLKKSSQLIEPLTAGKIRLFIPCSCNFDPYLKKLVTVEFISDNDDNLTEFNLAEILFNLTTQSLLKDKDYWNKQETVLTKMGCSEVVSFVEQLQLPDDRIKNISKKVYDLNLSGIVLLNFNLDELQKEMNIPIGDWGMFKLLVETLRKATRRKVLNSMSIAAATQEVKDRINVAKQQMINEEAPESAAVQAVKVKKLIKAQSLTAEVYDELYTTPSFTAPTSPTAESYKEFSRGPMSVKSVRNEIINEEDEIDSNKSDNGSNLLKFDSGEEDEDDEPHLSYDMEDINSDDEEEDKNLEEVRLLSKEHN; encoded by the exons atgcCTAAGAAAGATGAGGTTACTATACCATTACAGGAATATAATTCTCAATTAACGGTAACTTCATTTTCTGGTGTTTTATCTAACTTTGCTGATATTGCCTTAGGAACAACACATTCGCAAGGTATAGAATTTTTCCATGCTGTAGAAGATGGATTATCTGATCAATTAGCGGGTCTCCATAAAGGCCATTGTTTATCCTTGAAAAACTCt aatggTGAGACATTACTTATAGTGGCAGCTCGTTTTGGGCATATTGATATAGTAAAGAAATTAGTAGAAGATTCAGATGTAGATGAGACAGACAATGAAGGTTGGAGTGCATTATTGAATGCCGCACAAAATGGGTTTACAGAAATAtgtgatattttaatacaaaatgGTGCAAGTGTTGATTTAAGTGATTTAATGGGATGGACACCATTGATGTGGGCtgtatataataatcatCCTGATACTGTTAATCTATTGTTAGAAAATAAAGCACATCCAAACACTGTTGATGAAGAAGATGGTTTGACTCCCTTAATTTTAGCTGCTGGTAGAGGATTTGAAGAAGTTGCAAACAGTCTCTTAAAATATGGTGGTTCAACTAATGCATGTGATAAATTTGGTTCAACACCACTTATATGGGCTTCTAGGAAAGGATTTTTGAATAttgtagaaaaattattgtcAAATGGATGTGAATTAGATGCTGTTGGTATGCACGGATCTACAGCATTAATGTTAGCAACAAAGGGAAATTTTGTAAACGttgtagaaaaattattagctCATGATCCAAACGTCAATGTTTGTGATTTAAATGGACAATCAGCATTGGCAACTGCAGCTAGAGAAGGATATGCTGATATTGTTGAATTACTTATTCAATCTGGAGCTTTTGTTAATCTTGTTGATAGATATGGAAATTCAATATTAGCATCAGCAATACGTAGtggaaatattaatattgtcAGATTACTTTTAGATAAATATGCTGATGTTAATGCAAAAGATTCTGAAAATAGAACACCATTGCATTTAGCTATagataaaagttatattgaTATGGTAGCTTtgattttagaaaaaaaaccaaatttagaagttaaaaataatgaaggAGAAACACCATTATTTAGAGCTGTTAAAACTAGACATGTTGCAATAacacaattattattaaatgctGGTGCAAAAGTTTCATGttatgataattataatgataatccACTACATCTGGCTATAAAAGCAAGATCACAAAGATTGACAAAACTTTTATTGACAAATCCGGCTGATTCTCGACTACTTTATCGACCTAATAAACTTGGAGAAACACCTTATTCATTAGATCAAAGTAATCCTGCACCCGTAATACCTATAATTTTTGGACAAATTGATGGTTCAGTTGAAGCTAATACAATGCTTGGATATGATATTTATAGTGATGTTTTAGCAGATATTCTTTGTGATCCAGTACAAAATTTACCAATGACTGTTGGTTTTTTTGCCAAGTGGGGATCAGgtaaatcattattattaccaAAAATGAGAGATAGTATGAAATATTTTGCTCGAAATTGGCTTGAATCAGTTGAATTAACATTAAGTTATGTTTTTATCATAGCATCCGCAATTTTTACTGCAATTTTTTGTGTCGTTGGAACTACTTTAGCGTCAATATCAGGAAGTCAAAAAGTTGTTAATATAACAGCAATTTGTATAATTACGGtctatataataattatattatcatatttgtTACTGTACTATTgtacaaaaaaaacatattggAAGTCAGTAAAGCATCTCCAAAAAAGTGTAGCAAAATTTTTGAGAAGACTAAGACTCGTTGTAGaagttttatcattaaattcaCCTGAAAGAAGTCACAAAGAATTAATTGCATCTCCTGTATGTTTCCTATTTGCTGATGATCATAAATTGTCATCAGTTGGTGGACATCAATCGTTTACAGTTATTCTAAAAACGTTATATGAAGCAATTGAAGATCATTATGGTTCTTTAGCTGTTCGATTGATTATGGGGATCTCTCCAACATTTAGGTTAGAAAAACAACCCAAATATAGAAGATATTGTGGAGTACCAATTCTTATAACATcaatttttacttatatttttctagGATTAGGATGTATATTTGCTACAAAAGGTTTTTTGGAAATGGAAACCGAATTAGAACCATCagaatcaaattttattatttctggtgtttttataattctatttttacttttttctatttacccaatttatgttattttttatcatgttATTCTTAATAGTGGACATAGAAGAAtgcaaaaattaaataaaatggcTCCAGAAATACCATTTGAGACATTAATACATAAAATGCAGAATGAAGTTAGAAAAATGTCTAGTGCTGTTCTTGCATTAGATTCATTCACAAATAGTCAAACAAGATTAGTAGTAATGGTTGATGGTATGGAAAATAATGAACgtgaaaaaattgtaaaaatgcTTGATactttaacattattatttggtACAGAACCAAAATCACCGTTTGTCTTAATATTAGCTGTTGATAGACATGTTATTGTAAGAGCTGCAGCAGAAACAATCAAAACAACGAGAGCTGGAGTTGATAGAACAGGACAtgattatgttaaaaatattgtaacgCTTCCATTTTACATTCATAATCagaatattagaaaaatgataaaagatattaaagcAAAAGCAGAAAAAGGTGAATGGGTAAGTGAAACAATAACAAGGAGAGATACTTTATCAGGAAGTAGAATGTCTCTTACAATAAGGGATACAGAAAATATGTCAAGGAAAAATTTTACTCTTCAAAATGATAATCACCAAAATGctggaaaatttttatataacgatgattatttttcaaatattaatcCAAATAGTTTAAGAAGAATTAGTAATTCAACACAATTATCAGGAAGATTATTAAGATCATTTGATGTAGATTTTTCTTGGGTTACTCTTAGTGTGTGGATAGGTCTTATAGAACAATGGCCATTTAGAATGGCTTGGTTGTTGGAGAAAGGAGTTTCTTCTTCAGCAGAAAATGTTACATtgtatgatatatttttaaaattgcgCCATCGTATTCCTGTTAAACATCCATTAGCAAAATTAGATAAaagtcaaaaaaattttgaaaaagttttaaaaaaatcttctcAATTAATAGAACCTTTAACTGCTGGaaaaataagattatttATACCATGCTCTTGTAATTTTGATCcatatcttaaaaaattagttacTGTTGAATTTATCTCAGATAATGATGACAACTTAACAGAATTTAATCTTGCTGAAATACTATTTAATCTAACAACACAAAGTTTACTTAAAGATAAAGATTATTGGAATAAACAGGAAACAGTATTAACAAAGATGGGATGTAGTGAAGTAGTTAGTTTTGTTGAACAGCTTCAATTACCAGATGAtcgaataaaaaatattagtaaaaaagtttatgatCTCAATTTATCTggaattgttttattaaactttaacTTAGATGAACTTCAAAAAGAAATGAATATTCCAATAGGAGATTGGGGAATGTTCAAATTATTAGTAGAAACATTGCGTAAAGCAACAAGaagaaaagttttaaatagtATGAGTATAGCTGCTGCAACACAAGAAGTTAAAGATCGAATAAATGTTGCAAAACAACAAATGATAAATGAAGAAGCACCCGAAAGTGCTGCTGTTCAAGCTGTgaaggtaaaaaaattaatcaaagCACAAAGCTTAACTGCTGAAGTTTATGATGAATTATATACAACACCATCATTTACAGCTCCAACGTCACCAACTGCAGAATCTTATAAAGAATTCAGCAGGGGACCTATGTCTGTTAAAAGTGTTagaaatgaaataattaatgaGGAAGATGAAATAGATAGTAATAAAAGTGATAATGGCTCTAATCTACTAAAATTTGACTCTGGAGAAGAAGATGAAGACGATGAACCTCATTTATCATATGACATGGAAGATATAAATTCAGATGATGAAgaagaagataaaaatttagagGAAGTAAGATTATTGTCTAAAGAACataattaa
- a CDS encoding DM DNA-binding domain-containing protein: MPKEQYMCQLCANHGIFNQPKKGHKQKCSFRNCLCNSCGLNTKRRALDQIERKLRVKESLSPPILEKQTPIMPITIPYIKNQFKKSSDVTTNAISNTSQSNFVSLQSTNTPSMINLPVSLPPTIPIFSQVTMKSNLSLSKQQLDEKKNDNQNNNLIKSNQQLCILTKKNGIEKIDKGKRSIFHSVEMLAKEET, from the exons atgccaAAAGAACAATATATGTGCCAGTTATGTGCTAATCATGGTATTTTTAATCAACCTAAAAAAGGACATAAGCAAAAATGTTCTTTCAGAAATTGTTT atgtAATTCATGTGGTTTAAATACTAAGAGAAGAGCATTAGATCAAATTGAAAGAAAACTTCGTGTTAAAGAATCACTTTCACCTCCTATTTTGGAGAAGCAAACACCAATTATGCCAATAACTATtccatatattaaaaatcagtttaaaaaatcttcAGATGTTACAACAAATGCTATTTCTAATACATCTCAATCTAATTTTG tatCATTACAATCAACTAATACACCATCAATGATAAATTTACCAGTTTCTTTACCTCCAACAATACCAATATTTTCACAAGTTACTATGAAAtcaaatttatctttatctaAACAACAattagatgaaaaaaaaaatgataatcaaaataacaacttaataaaaagtaaccAACAATTATGTatattgacaaaaaaaaatggtatagaaaaaattgataaaggAAAACGATCTATTTTTCATTCTGTAGAGATGTTAGCAAAAGAAgaaacataa